The nucleotide sequence ATGGGGCGGTAATCTGCGTTTCACGTTCCCCAAAGGGGTCAGCGACGACGCCAAGCAACGTGTCTTTCTTAACTCTTGCACCCAAGGGAATCATCGCGCGCAAAATTCCACTATCCGGCGCGCGAACCCATGAGCTAGAGTTTGCCACTACCGGTTCTATTATCGTTCTTGTCTTGCTCTTAGACGGCGGCAACATATCCAGTACTCGCATGACGTTGACCACGCCTTTTACACCAGCACGTATGGAAACTTCGTCAAAGCGTAAGGCCTCTCCTGCTTCATAAAGCAACATCGGGATACCATATTCCGTGGCAGCCATACGCAGGGAACCGTCGCGCAAAGAAGAATTAATAATGACCGGAACGCCAAACGCCTTAGCAAGTCTTTCAATTTCGCCAAATTCTAAATCTGCGCGCACCTGTGGCAGATTGACGCGGTGTATCGCGGCGGTGTGTATATCAATTCCGTGGGTGCTTTTGGCAACAATTTCCTGCATAACCAGATAGGCCAGTCGGTGCGCGAGCGAGCCTTTTTCTGACCCAGGAAAACAGCGGTTGAGATCGCGTCGATCGGGCAAATAGCGAGAGTGATTGATCAGCCCATGAACATTAACAATAGGCGCAGCGATCAGCGTGCCCTTGAGCTTCTTCAAAGAAGGTAGTTTCAACAGGCGACGAATGATCTCAACGCCATTGATTTCATCCCCGTGTATGGCAGCCGTGACAAATAGTCGCGGCCCACTTAGTTTGCCATTGATGACGTGTACAGGAATCGTCATCGGCGCGTGTGTATATAGGCGGCCTGCAGGAAGATCAACGGTGGTGGACGTTCCCGCTGGAATGTCCACGCCATGAATCGAAATTGCACCGTTTTTCACAGGAATTAACCTTTGCCGCGGGTTCGGGTTTTATGGGGTTTGGCATTCTTGACGATAAAATCGACTATCATCCCGGCGACATCTTTTCCTGTCGCTGTTTCGATTCCCTCCAAACCAGGCGATGAATTGACCTCCATCACCAGTGGTCCACGTTCGGATCGCAATACGTCTACACCGGCAACATTAAGTCCCATGATCTTCGCAGCGTGGACGGCTGTTGCACGTTCCGCAGGCGTAATCTTTACCAACGACGCTGACCCACCACGATGCAGATTGGATCGAAATTCGCCGGGTTGTGCCTGCCGCTTCATGGCAGCGACGACTTTATCACCTACCACCAGGCAACGGATGTCGGCTCCTCCGGCTTCTTTGATGTATTCCTGCACCATGATATTCACCTTTAAACCCATAAAGGCTTCGATAACACTCTCCGCTGCCTTTCGCGTTTCCGCCAATACCACGCCTATCCCCTGTGTGCCCTCTAATAACTTAATTACCAGCGGCGTGCCGCCGCACATTTTAATCAGGTCCTGGATATCATCGGGATCATGGGCAAAACCTGTGTTGGGCAGACCAACCCCTTTTCGAGCCAGCAACTGCAACGAACGAAGTTTATCCCGTGATCGGGTAACGGCTACGGATTCATTCAGCGGAAACGCACCCATCACCTCAAACTGGCGCAACACGGCGGTCGCGTAAAAAGTTATAGACGCGCCAATACGTGGAATGACGGCGTCAAACGTTGGTAAAACCTGCCCTTTGAAATGAATTTCCGGCTTACTCGACACGACATCCATATAACAACGCAGGGCATCCAGCACCATAACTTCATGGCCTCGTTGTTGGCATGCTTCTACCAAACGACGGGTAGAGTACAGCTTCTTGTTGCGAGACAATATGGCGATTTTCATCAAAATTTTCCTTGTATTAAGCTAACGCGCCCTAGATGGACGCTTTTTCCAAGCGTCCATCGTGCAAAAATACTTCCCGATTAGCCATGGAAGCGTATTCCGGTTCATGTGTTACCAGAATCAAGGTAGTGTGATTTTCCTCATTCGCCTGTTTCAGCATACCCATCACAATCTCGCCGTTTTTGGAATCGAGATTGCCCGTAGGCTCATCGGCAAATAAATATCGTGGCCGCATAATCAGGGCGCGAATAATAGCAACCCGTTGCTGTTCACCGCCAGACAATTGGGAAGGAAGTTTGTCGGTCTTACCTGCGATATCAAAACGCTCGAACAAGCTGAGTGCGTAATCGCGTTTTTTCTCATGTTGTTTGGTCTTTCTCGCCGGTAATAACACATTTTCAATAGCCGTGAGTTCTGGCAGCAAATAGTGAAACTGAAATACAAAACCCACCTGCTGATTTCTGAATTCATGCAATTGCTCGACGCCAATACTGGCCATGTCAACGCCGTCGATTAACAACCTGCCGCGACTCGGCAAATCCAGGGTGCTTAAAATATAGAGCAAGGTGCTTTTACCGGAACCCGACTTGCCCGAGATCGAAACAAATTCACCATCT is from Gammaproteobacteria bacterium and encodes:
- a CDS encoding succinylglutamate desuccinylase/aspartoacylase family protein; translated protein: MKNGAISIHGVDIPAGTSTTVDLPAGRLYTHAPMTIPVHVINGKLSGPRLFVTAAIHGDEINGVEIIRRLLKLPSLKKLKGTLIAAPIVNVHGLINHSRYLPDRRDLNRCFPGSEKGSLAHRLAYLVMQEIVAKSTHGIDIHTAAIHRVNLPQVRADLEFGEIERLAKAFGVPVIINSSLRDGSLRMAATEYGIPMLLYEAGEALRFDEVSIRAGVKGVVNVMRVLDMLPPSKSKTRTIIEPVVANSSSWVRAPDSGILRAMIPLGARVKKDTLLGVVADPFGERETQITAPFGGIVIGRSNLPLVNEGDALYHIARFEDVREAEATVDEFNEILSPDPMPFPTPESPII
- a CDS encoding ABC transporter ATP-binding protein, with the protein product MTIVCENVIKEFGSPPTRILHDISLSVADGEFVSISGKSGSGKSTLLYILSTLDLPSRGRLLIDGVDMASIGVEQLHEFRNQQVGFVFQFHYLLPELTAIENVLLPARKTKQHEKKRDYALSLFERFDIAGKTDKLPSQLSGGEQQRVAIIRALIMRPRYLFADEPTGNLDSKNGEIVMGMLKQANEENHTTLILVTHEPEYASMANREVFLHDGRLEKASI
- the rimK gene encoding 30S ribosomal protein S6--L-glutamate ligase, producing MKIAILSRNKKLYSTRRLVEACQQRGHEVMVLDALRCYMDVVSSKPEIHFKGQVLPTFDAVIPRIGASITFYATAVLRQFEVMGAFPLNESVAVTRSRDKLRSLQLLARKGVGLPNTGFAHDPDDIQDLIKMCGGTPLVIKLLEGTQGIGVVLAETRKAAESVIEAFMGLKVNIMVQEYIKEAGGADIRCLVVGDKVVAAMKRQAQPGEFRSNLHRGGSASLVKITPAERATAVHAAKIMGLNVAGVDVLRSERGPLVMEVNSSPGLEGIETATGKDVAGMIVDFIVKNAKPHKTRTRGKG